The following proteins are encoded in a genomic region of Armatimonadota bacterium:
- a CDS encoding MFS transporter, with the protein MPRTFAALRHRNYRLFFAGQLISVSGTWMQNLALSWLIYQLTNSAFLLGVISSLGSLPMALFAIPGGVLADRVDRRRIMLVTQSSAMVLAFVLAALTGGHWIRVWQVAVLAVFSGTVMACDMPARQAFVVEMVAREDLMNAIALNSSIFNAGRIIGPSIAGALVAVVGVAWCFFINGLSFIAVLVALVLMRIPRRPRRPEVTGVMADALGGLRYVRSNSTVLRMAVMLAVFSIFGWSYAVLMPVFARDVLHVGARGLGYLMTSSGVGALAGALTVASGSGRHLRRLLFGGAVLMSASLVAFSFSRVLPLSALLLALVGMGGLAFMSAANTTIQLSVPDEVRGRMMGVWGLVIAGTAPLGSLQAGAMAEYLGAPAAVRLGACIMAAATLAAIVVVRRRARGEPREEE; encoded by the coding sequence TTGCCGCGAACCTTTGCCGCGCTGCGCCATCGCAACTACCGGTTGTTCTTCGCCGGGCAGTTGATCTCGGTGTCGGGAACGTGGATGCAGAACCTGGCGCTGTCATGGCTGATCTACCAGCTCACCAACAGCGCCTTCCTGCTGGGCGTGATCAGCAGCCTCGGCTCGCTGCCCATGGCGCTCTTCGCGATCCCCGGCGGGGTGCTTGCGGACCGCGTGGACCGGCGTCGCATCATGCTGGTTACCCAGTCGTCGGCGATGGTGCTGGCGTTCGTGCTGGCGGCGCTCACCGGCGGCCACTGGATTCGCGTGTGGCAGGTGGCGGTACTGGCGGTGTTCAGCGGCACCGTGATGGCGTGCGACATGCCGGCGCGGCAGGCGTTCGTGGTCGAGATGGTGGCGCGCGAGGATCTCATGAACGCCATCGCCCTCAACTCCTCTATCTTCAACGCCGGGCGCATCATCGGGCCGTCAATCGCAGGGGCGCTGGTGGCGGTCGTGGGCGTCGCCTGGTGCTTCTTCATTAACGGGCTGAGCTTCATCGCGGTGCTGGTGGCGCTAGTGCTGATGCGCATTCCGCGCCGACCGCGCCGGCCGGAGGTCACTGGCGTCATGGCCGATGCGCTGGGCGGGCTGCGCTACGTGCGCTCTAATTCCACGGTCCTGCGCATGGCGGTGATGCTGGCCGTATTCTCTATCTTCGGCTGGTCGTACGCGGTGCTCATGCCCGTATTCGCCCGCGATGTGCTGCATGTCGGGGCGCGGGGGCTGGGCTACCTCATGACCTCGAGCGGGGTCGGCGCTCTCGCCGGCGCGCTGACGGTGGCGTCGGGAAGCGGGCGCCACCTGCGGCGTCTGCTCTTCGGCGGCGCGGTGCTGATGTCCGCCTCGCTGGTGGCATTCTCATTCTCGCGGGTGCTCCCGCTGTCGGCGCTGCTGCTGGCACTGGTGGGCATGGGCGGTCTGGCATTCATGTCCGCCGCAAACACGACCATCCAGCTCTCGGTGCCCGACGAGGTCCGCGGGCGGATGATGGGGGTATGGGGCTTGGTAATCGCAGGCACGGCGCCCCTGGGCAGTCTGCAGGCGGGCGCGATGGCCGAGTATCTGGGCGCGCCGGCAGCGGTGCGCCTTGGCGCCTGCATCATGGCGGCAGCAACCCTGGCCGCCATCGTTGTGGTGCGGCGGCGTGCGCGAGGCGAGCCACGCGAAGAGGAATGA
- a CDS encoding SUMF1/EgtB/PvdO family nonheme iron enzyme: MNHIRVAARFGITLCLAGGLTVAVAGYAQTRPTERVRPAPEVNAQAVVWRTPRPPLRPQAGDIWVNPKDGAAMVYVPAGEFQMGSAASDEDARANEKPQHRVYLDAYWIDRCPVTVVQYRRFCRASKRAMPPKPFGGWHDDRPIVNVNWHDAAAYARWAGKRLPTEAQWEKAARGTDARISPWGNKFPENNSEDGRYYSSEGETASVGSPALVSPYGASDMLFNVHQWCADWFQADYYKHSPRRNPQGPSSGKERAVRGSNYPHGDAGCQTWKYRCATRFAASPNERDEQRSFRCARAAAP; this comes from the coding sequence GTGAATCACATTAGAGTTGCGGCTCGTTTTGGTATAACGCTCTGCCTGGCCGGCGGACTCACGGTTGCGGTCGCTGGCTACGCACAGACACGCCCGACCGAGCGCGTTCGGCCCGCGCCGGAGGTGAATGCCCAGGCGGTGGTCTGGCGGACGCCTCGGCCGCCGTTGCGTCCGCAGGCCGGCGACATCTGGGTGAACCCCAAGGACGGCGCGGCGATGGTCTATGTCCCGGCCGGTGAGTTTCAGATGGGCAGCGCGGCCAGCGATGAAGACGCACGCGCTAACGAGAAGCCCCAGCACCGCGTGTATCTGGATGCCTACTGGATAGACAGATGCCCAGTGACCGTGGTGCAGTATCGCAGATTCTGTCGGGCAAGCAAGAGAGCAATGCCGCCGAAGCCGTTTGGGGGCTGGCATGACGACCGCCCTATTGTCAACGTGAACTGGCATGACGCGGCGGCCTATGCGCGGTGGGCGGGCAAGCGGCTGCCGACGGAGGCGCAGTGGGAGAAGGCGGCGCGTGGGACCGACGCCAGAATCTCCCCTTGGGGAAACAAGTTTCCTGAAAACAATTCCGAAGACGGCCGCTACTACTCGTCCGAGGGTGAGACCGCGTCCGTGGGAAGCCCGGCGCTGGTGAGCCCCTACGGGGCGTCAGACATGCTGTTCAACGTGCACCAGTGGTGCGCGGATTGGTTCCAAGCGGACTACTACAAGCACAGCCCGCGCCGGAACCCTCAGGGGCCGAGCAGCGGCAAGGAGCGCGCGGTTCGGGGCAGCAACTATCCCCACGGCGATGCTGGTTGCCAGACGTGGAAATATCGCTGCGCCACTCGCTTCGCTGCCAGCCCCAACGAACGCGACGAACAGCGGAGCTTTCGTTGCGCCCGTGCGGCAGCACCCTGA